From a region of the Saccharomycodes ludwigii strain NBRC 1722 chromosome VII, whole genome shotgun sequence genome:
- the KRE1 gene encoding Kre1p (similar to Saccharomyces cerevisiae YNL322C | KRE1 | Killer toxin REsistant), which produces MLFQKPLFNIFALILLCLSINFHVAKADQNLLTTQTIVTTDAAGVQITQTNVVNLATASTVVVTTDINANTVTLTLAVTDARFKTETTVPSTSSSSIVTISSSSTLNTLLTTTSKSTSKLLSNSLSSTSSLATATTATSSSTSSITSSISSILSASNSVSSVGSSSGSITSSSSGTTSTSKNTNLNLRPDPSTGFTKPPLSAVTTLSEDTYVTITESSTTYTTTRGKTSNLWVTIVTFGQTTVIQTTFAQRFTTQYSALSTPSSGAIGLGTLSGEVGITQTDRQITITPSNAAAINKVFNNNNNGFVTGISSLLGSIIALFMFVL; this is translated from the coding sequence ATGCTATTCCAGAAGcctttatttaatatatttgcaTTAATACTACTCTGTCTCTCCATAAATTTTCATGTTGCTAAAGCAGACCAGAATCTGCTAACTACACAAACTATTGTTACTACCGATGCAGCTGGTGTGCAAATAACACAAACCAATGTAGTTAATTTGGCGACTGCTTCTACCGTTGTTGTTACCACCGATATCAATGCGAATACCGTTACATTGACTCTAGCTGTGACAGATGCACGTTTTAAAACTGAAACTACCGTACCATCtacttcttcatcatcaattGTCACtattagtagtagcagCACTTTAAATACCTTATTGACAACAACTTCCAAATCCACttctaaattattatcCAATTCTTTATCTAGCACAAGTTCACTTGCTACAGCAACAACTGCAACTTCATCATCGACTTCATCAATTACTAGCAGCATATCCTCTATTTTATCAGCTTCCAATAGTGTGTCATCAGTGGGTTCTTCTTCTGGAAGTATCACCTCCTCGTCTAGTGGAACAACGTCAACTAgcaaaaatacaaatttaAACCTGAGACCGGACCCATCCACTGGTTTCACCAAACCACCCTTATCCGCAGTCACTACACTATCTGAAGACACCTATGTCACCATTACAGAATCTTCAACCACCTATACAACCACTAGGGGTAAGACTTCTAATTTGTGGGTTACTATTGTCACTTTTGGTCAAACAACCGTCATCCAAACAACCTTTGCCCAAAGATTTACCACACAATACAGTGCTTTGTCAACTCCATCATCTGGAGCAATAGGTTTAGGTACTTTATCTGGTGAGGTTGGTATTACTCAAACCGATAGACAAATCACTATTACACCATCTAATGCCGCTGCTATTAATAAAGtatttaataacaacaacaatgggTTTGTTACAGGTATTTCTTCATTGCTTGGGTCTATAATTGCGTTATTCATGTTCGTTTTGtag
- the LEM3 gene encoding Lem3p (similar to Saccharomyces cerevisiae YNL323W | LEM3 | Ligand-Effect Modulator), with product MKGNEKTKRNSLLGSNDNKKSIRSSSPTTKSGFNAANSVSATTNRAIENIALKGRALAEMFKINHESKAHGTLDDDDVDASEFEDDDVHVVKKIRRRRPKDTPFSQQRIPAFNAIWTPNIVSCLYIFFTFWFILFGGVLLTISRKVDEVIIYYEQCSTEAPTNSYGDIPNDYYSLYFYNNQSFNVTPQWKYIAPTDSDVVAGNGTEVGNCSIKFSIPYDMPHPVYINYLVENFYPNHRRYALSFSEDQLQGLNTTYDYVKTSHTINCKALPGTDEGKQYYPCGLIANAMFNDTFPMELSKTNDDFSNLEDESSGLDAYELTNKGISWSTDKKRYKKTQLNPDDIVPPPNWVNQYPDGYNETNLPDVSEWEEFQNWMRNPAFSKFSKLIRRNANNVDLSSGVYSINIGLNWPVTMYDGKKALYITHGSSIGGRNNFLGTVYTIVGLICFALALIVTVMRLFYGRRLGDTSLLSWKREELAKQQQEATMSRGDRPQHYLDL from the coding sequence ATGAAAGGAAACGAGAAAACTAAAAGAAATTCCCTGCTTGGaagtaatgataataagaAGAGCATAAGATCGTCATCACCAACTACTAAGAGTGGCTTCAACGCTGCAAATAGTGTATCTGCAACCACCAACAGAGCTATAGAAAACATAGCGTTAAAAGGTAGGGCCTTGGCTGAAAtgttcaaaataaatcatgAAAGCAAAGCACATGGCACTTTAgacgatgatgatgtaGATGCCAGTGAATTTGAAGATGATGACGTACAcgtggtaaaaaaaatcagaagaagaagaccCAAGGATACCCCCTTTTCTCAACAAAGGATACCTGCGTTTAATGCAATTTGGACTCCCAATATAGTTTCTtgcttatatatttttttcacctTTTGGTTTATATTGTTTGGGGGTGTTTTATTAACTATTAGTCGGAAAGTTGATGAggtaattatatattatgaaCAATGTTCTACCGAAGCACCAACAAACTCCTATGGTGATATTCCAAACGATTATTATtccctttatttttacaacaACCAAAGTTTCAATGTCACTCCACAATGGAAATATATTGCCCCAACAGACTCAGATGTTGTAGCTGGAAATGGCACTGAAGTCGGTAACTGCTCAATCAAATTCTCTATTCCATATGACATGCCTCATCCTGTCTACATTAATTATTTAGTCGaaaatttttatccaaATCATAGAAGATATGCATTATCTTTTAGCGAAGATCAATTACAAGGACTAAACACAACGTATGATTATGTTAAAACTTCCCACACCATAAATTGTAAAGCACTACCTGGGACCGATGAGGGAAAGCAGTATTATCCATGTGGTTTGATTGCCAATGCTATGTTTAATGATACTTTCCCTATGGAATTATCGAAGACCAATGAcgatttttccaatttagAAGATGAAAGTAGTGGCTTAGATGCTTACGAGTTAACCAATAAGGGAATATCTTGGTCTACTGATAAGAAGAGATACAAGAAAACACAATTAAATCCAGACGATATTGTTCCTCCACCAAATTGGGTCAATCAATATCCCGATGGTTATAACGAAACCAACCTACCGGATGTCTCTGAATGGGAAGAATTTCAGAATTGGATGAGAAACCCAGCCTTTTCCAAGTTTTCCAAACTAATACGTAGGAACGCTAATAATGTGGATCTATCAAGCGGTGTTTATAGTATAAACATTGGATTAAACTGGCCAGTTACTATGTATGATGGCAAAAAAGCCTTATATATAACCCATGGTTCTAGCATTGGTGGCAGAAATAATTTCTTAGGTACTGTCTATACTATTGTTGGATTAATCTGTTTTGCTTTAGCGTTGATTGTAACTGTAATGCGTTTGTTTTATGGAAGAAGGTTAGGTGATACTTCGTTATTGTCTTGGAAAAGGGAAGAATTGGctaaacaacaacaagaagCTACAATGAGCAGAGGTGATAGACCTCAACATTATTTGGATTTGTGA
- the ARG8 gene encoding acetylornithine transaminase (similar to Saccharomyces cerevisiae YOL140W | ARG8 | ARGinine requiring) yields the protein MFKLNFSSKQKQLFKRLYTTSKDFIESESSYQVTTYARPNDLVITRGTNCYLYDDFSGKKYVDFTSGIAVTGLGHSNPQIAQLLYDQAKKLVHCSNLYYNDQALILSDKLVEKTQKFGGQYDISKVFLCNSGSEANEAALKFVKKFGIKISEDRIGIAAFENSFHGRTCGSLSVTYNPKYRTPFGPLVPGAEFFSLSNEGLESLKQKFESGKFAGCIIEPIQGEGGVYPIPIPKLVELKQLCQANNVVLIYDEIQCGMGRSGKLWAHSYLPKEAHPDIFTVAKALGNGFPVAATCINEKINNILKVGDHGTTYGGNPLACRVANYVLDVIGQENFLQQVNEKGAYLVARLNKLKEKYPALIKEIRGKGLIIGCELTQPPNDLVNKCRENGLLIITAGKSTLRFVPALIIEKDVLDEGLDILEKSIGEVFNKK from the coding sequence ATGTTTAAATTAAACTTTTCTTCTAAACAGAAACAACTTTTCAAAAGATTATATACGACTTCTAAAGATTTCATTGAATCTGAAAGTTCATACCAAGTCACCACATATGCCAGACCAAATGATCTAGTCATTACTAGAGGCACCAATTGCTACTTATATGATGATTTCTCCggtaaaaaatatgttgaTTTCACCAGTGGCATTGCTGTCACCGGTCTAGGCCATTCTAACCCACAAATTGCTCAGCTTTTATATGATCAAGCCAAGAAGTTGGTTCATTGTTCTAATCTATATTACAACGATCAAGCTTTAATATTAAGTGACAAATTAGTTGAAAAAACTCAAAAATTTGGAGGCCAATACGATATTTCCAAGGTTTTTTTATGTAACAGTGGTAGTGAGGCAAATGAGGCGGCTTTGAagtttgttaaaaaatttggtaTTAAAATTTCAGAAGATAGAATTGGAATTGCGGCATTTGAAAACTCTTTTCATGGCAGAACTTGCGGGTCTTTGAGTGTTACATACAATCCTAAATACAGAACACCCTTTGGTCCTTTAGTACCGGGGGctgaatttttttctctatCTAACGAAGGCCTAGAGTCCTTGAAACAAAAGTTTGAAAGTGGTAAATTTGCTGGTTGTATTATAGAACCTATCCAAGGTGAAGGTGGTGTTTATCCAATTCCAATCCCAAAATTGGTTGAATTGAAACAATTGTGCCAGGCTAACAATGTTGTCTTGATCTATGATGAGATCCAATGTGGGATGGGTCGTTCCGGTAAATTATGGGCTCATTCTTATTTACCTAAAGAAGCACATCCAGATATTTTTACTGTAGCTAAAGCTTTAGGAAATGGGTTCCCAGTTGCTGCCACATGcatcaatgaaaaaattaataatattttgaagGTTGGTGATCATGGAACAACCTATGGTGGTAATCCATTGGCATGTAGAGTAGCTAATTACGTTTTGGATGTTATTGGtcaagaaaattttttacaacAAGTTAATGAAAAGGGTGCTTATTTGGTAGCAagattaaataaattgaaggAAAAATACCCTGCTcttattaaagaaattagaGGCAAAGGTTTAATTATTGGGTGCGAGTTAACTCAACCACCAAATGATCTAGTTAATAAGTGTCGTGAAAATGGATTATTAATTATCACTGCTGGTAAATCTACTTTAAGATTTGTTCCCGCtttaattattgaaaaggaTGTTTTAGATGAAGGTTTAGacattttagaaaaaagtATAGGAGAAGTATTCAACAAGAAATAA
- the VNX1 gene encoding calcium/hydrogen antiporter (similar to Saccharomyces cerevisiae YNL321W | VNX1 | Vacuolar Na+/H+ eXchanger), which translates to MSTSPNDKKIEENMATERSNRHSQQSISPLPSLRKTSSTNNPYNNNNDASNNPKHNNSTNLSNSDLLSAVANSPTLSTKHSNTANKTSTAGNIRKVFSVDDDLNEVENDVKYLEGLQDGLKLAKQRLKKNGVLPRNKQQDGSNNTSVYHQDYMDIGKNNRNLSSTTTDRRNEDLITNRCEETNKANDNPEESGNLDENDNLGNNDTDARQLREFNPDDFLYKNHAGIVQHDPNDQLESYESLNPIYSASNHTHSNSNHNKDTNDSQADHEDYSDDNEDAESFTLRERQNAINETHPFGIRIWKPALYKKSRSIQKAADQDIHETRYKDIPLLIKINNVLYSIILGLPLMLLSFSLAFVIFTLTGFGLSKAGVEYARVFFKVGLYLFWPFGILMYMLKDENYYDEDRFEGVTVSEFYRWITSYKLFSNDGAQGSGEGEQSANAIDRNTTDPQGNPSISKNNISSSSFLLHTTPSNYGSVPTTSDRPTGQLKRYGSLLNAPRLSKVRNAEGNVVGGKQKRGDRPNGGHATDECSSSSFEQRRYFGRGKWTFARVIFYVLYYLVFTPILGVLSLITWLGVFTIPMSNVMGTTIFGFCLISTIPLAFYIGQAVASISAQTSMGLGAVINAFFSTIVEIFLYCVSLQQRKGLIVEGALIGSILGAVLLLPGFSMCAGAVKRKTQRYNPRSAGVSSAMLIFSMMVMFIPTMFYLIYGDYKIKCVDLVTNGKENKDQRCHFEQEELTFDKLYTKVIKPISISCAIILFVVYFIGLLFTLRTHAALIWSLPISSDKQNGGASSNTNGSGSNNVASDLEQSIHSTTTGEDANHGAPAVANNNNTNVVTNSSGHEAPNWSRSKSTIILLVATLAYAVIADILVDCVDEVLKDNPSINPKFLGLTIFALVPNTTEFLNAMSFAMNGNVALSMEIGTAYALQRTNVYFSFSPLGFDSMHG; encoded by the exons ATGAGCACTTCTccaaatgataaaaaaattgaagaaaatatgGCAACGGAAAGATCCAATAGGCATTCACAACAATCAATATCACCTTTGCCCTCTTTGAGGAAAACTTCTAGCACAAATAATCcatacaataataacaatgatgcCTCAAATAATCCAAAgcataataatagtacaaATCTAAGTAATAGCGACTTATTGTCAGCTGTTGCTAATTCCCCTACCTTGTCAACTAAACATAGCAATACTGCGAATAAAACCTCGACGGCTGGGAACATTAGAAAAGTGTTTTctgttgatgatgatttaaaTGAAGTTGAAAATGATGTAAAGTATCTGGAAGGCTTACAAGATGGATTGAAGCTGGCTAAACagagattaaaaaaaaatggtgtATTGCCACGAAACAAACAACAAGATGGCTCCAATAACACCAGTGTTTATCACCAAGATTATATGGACattggtaaaaataataggaATTTAAGCAGCACCACGACTGATCGTAGAAATGAAGATTTGATTACGAACCGGTGTGAAGAAACTAACAAAGCAAACGATAATCCAGAGGAATCTGGAAATTTGGATGAGAATGACAATTTGGGGAACAATGACACAGATGCTCGGCAGTTGCGAGAATTCAATCCGGATgactttttatataaaaaccATGCGGGTATTGTTCAGCATGATCCTAACGATCAATTGGAGAGTTATGAGTCACTGAATCCAATTTATTCAGCCTCTAATCACACACATTCTAATAGTAACCATAACAAGGATACTAATGATAGTCAGGCCGACCATGAGGATTACTCTGATGACAATGAAGATGCCGAATCGTTCACATTACGTGAAAGACAGAATGCAATTAATGAAACGCATCCATTTGGTATTAGAATTTGGAAGCCAGCTTTGTATAAAAAATCTAGGTCTATTCAAAAAGCTGCCGATCAAGATATTCACGAGACTAGATACAAAGATATTCCACTCTTAATTAAGATTAACAATGTATTATATTCTATAATTTTAGGGCTTCCCTTGATGTTATTATCCTTTTCCTTAGCATTTGTGATATTTACTTTAACAGGGTTTGGCTTAAGTAAAGCTGGTGTTGAATATGCTAGagtattttttaaagtggggttatatttgttttggCCATTTGGTATTTTGATGTATATGTTGAAAGATGAGAACTATTATGATGAAGACAGGTTTGAAGGTGTTACAGTATCTGAGTTTTATCGCTGGATAACCAGTTACAAGTTATTTTCAAACGATGGAGCACAGGGAAGTGGCGAGGGGGAGCAATCTGCGAATGCTATTGATAGGAACACCACTGATCCACAAGGGAATCCATCaattagtaaaaataatatcagtaGTTCATCATTTTTGTTGCATACCACACCATCTAATTACGGCTCTGTCCCAACAACTAGTGATCGACCAACCGGACAGCTGAAGAGGTATGGGTCACTATTGAATGCACCAAGGTTGAGTAAAGTGCGGAATGCTGAGGGGAATGTTGTTGGTGGTAAACAGAAAAGGGGTGATCGGCCCAATGGTGGTCATGCTACAGATGAGTGTAGCAGTTCGAGTTTTGAGCAACGTAGATATTTTGGCAGAGGTAAATGGACTTTTGCAagagttattttttatgtattGTATTATTTAGTGTTTACACCAATTTTGGGGGTATTGAGTTTAATTACCTGGTTGGGTGTATTTACGATTCCAATGAGTAATGTTATG GGGACGACGATATTTGggttttgtttaatatcCACGATACCTCTAGCATTTTACATTGGACAAGCAGTGGCTTCGATCAGTGCACAAACTTCGATGGGGTTGGGTGCAGTGATTAATGCATTTTTTTCGACTATTGTAGagatttttttgtattgtGTGTCATTACAACAGCGCAAGGGGTTAATTGTGGAAGGTGCTTTAATAGGTTCCATATTGGGAGCggtattgttattgccTGGGTTTTCAATGTGCGCGGGCGCagttaaaagaaaaacacaACGGTATAATCCGCGTAGTGCTGGTGTGTCGAGTGCAATGTTGATTTTTAGTATGATGGTTATGTTTATTCCAAcaatgttttatttgatatacGGAGATTACAAAATCAAATGTGTTGACCTGGTAACGAATGGTAAGGAGAATAAAGACCAACGGTGTCATTTTGAACAGGAGGAATTAACTTTTGATAAGTTGTATACAAAGGTGATTAAACCTATTAGTATCTCGTGTGCAATTATCTTATTTgtagtttattttattgggTTGTTGTTTACATTACGGACACACGCTGCTTTGATTTGGAGTTTACCTATTTCAAGTGATAAGCAGAACGGAGGAGCATCCTCTAACACAAATGGTTCTGGCTCAAACAACGTTGCAAGTGATCTTGAGCAATCGATTCATTCTACTACGACAGGTGAAGATGCGAACCATGGTGCACCTGCCGTTgcaaataacaacaacaccaaTGTTGTTACTAATTCTTCGGGCCATGAAGCACCCAATTGGTCCAGATCTAAATCCACCATAATTTTGTTAGTGGCAACGCTAGCATACGCTGTAATAGCCGATATTTTGGTTGATTGTGTAGATGAGGTTTTGAAGGATAACCCATCAATTAATCCGAAGTTTTTAGGTTTAACTATTTTTGCATTGGTACCAAACACGACAGAGTTTTTAAATGCAATGTCTTTTGCTATGAACGGAAACGTTGCATTGAGTATGGAAATAGGTACTGCATATGCTTTGCAG AGAACAAATGTTTACTTTAGTTTTTCCCCGTTGGGATTTGATAGCATGCATGGTTAG
- the CDC33 gene encoding translation initiation factor eIF4E (similar to Saccharomyces cerevisiae YOL139C | CDC33 | Cell Division Cycle), giving the protein MSATSVEQVTKKTEDLSIDGNKKTVLNAASTADKEFELKHPLNTQWTLWYTKPKVDNTEDWSSLLRPVTKLSTVEEFWGVYQSIPKASELPLKSDYHLFRNDIRPEWEDDKNAKGGKWTFQINDSDRALLDELWLKVVLSAIGETLDENDVAINGVVFNMRKKVVKLAIWTNTCDKEVLTKIGLKFRAIIGAILNNKKSIESQTEEEKQGEKPEHQPIEFKLEFIKHADSENRKIPPFMIL; this is encoded by the coding sequence ATGTCTGCCACTAGTGTTGAACAAGTTACCAAGAAAACTGAAGATTTATCCATTGATggcaacaaaaaaacagtttTAAATGCTGCCTCAACTGCTGATAAGGAATTTGAATTGAAACACCCTTTAAACACACAATGGACTTTGTGGTACACCAAACCTAAAGTTGATAACACTGAAGATTGGTCTAGTTTATTGCGTCCAGTCACTAAACTTTCCACCGTTGAAGAATTTTGGGGCGTTTACCAATCCATCCCAAAAGCCTCTGAATTACCTTTAAAATCAGATTATCATTTGTTTCGTAATGATATAAGACCTGAATGGGaagatgataaaaatgctAAAGGTGGAAAATGGACTTTCCAAATAAATGATTCTGACAGGGCCTTATTAGATGAATTATGGTTGAAAGTTGTTTTAAGTGCAATCGGTGAAACATTAGATGAAAACGATGTGGCCATTAATGGTGTTGTTTTCAACATGAGAAAGAAAGTCGTTAAGCTAGCTATTTGGACTAATACTTGCGATAAAGAAGTTTTGACTAAGATCGGTTTGAAGTTTAGAGCTATCATCGGCGCCATcctcaacaacaaaaagagCATCGAATCCCAAACTGAAGAGGAAAAACAAGGAGAAAAACCAGAACATCAACCAATCGAATTCAAATTGGAATTCATTAAACATGCTGACTCTgaaaacagaaaaatacCACCATTCAtgattttgtaa
- the PPM2 gene encoding tRNA methyltransferase PPM2 (similar to Saccharomyces cerevisiae YOL141W | PPM2 | Protein Phosphatase Methyltransferase), with the protein MSEKNKKNEPTAKQQKQLLKQQRRFKYTDLAIQNTNNSSITSKRSVEVLYYPKIGTNKSISDPTKTKQYIGHFVKGKIPRRSPCINRGYWLRLEAIRSRLLDIIESSSNNTTIMIINLGCGFDPLPFELLDFEDNADCKGKFYNSEINNNIVLKFLDVDYPDLVAEKLQLINSDPELLNILAQGDNKNRYDIVSCDLNNIDSFETKVLKNIMKQDPGNTFIKVYIAEVSLAYMKPELADQVISKCSTLPNSHFILLEQLAPMGVDEPFAKQMLKHFKKNDSPLQSVLKYQDMKSQINRFTDLGWPKVNCGDMYDLWESLPADLKNKVSQVEPFDELEEFLLFAHSYILLHATNVCDNNNNNNNNNNNNNNNNNNAVVFHKPLRYTKGTSDPNISFYDQQCLLNADTKFNFSFTESGIQKKCGACSSDGLYFGGIFNGRSNDIVTFDKNETVKQETTNRPTPRVFHSFTQISKNRYILIGGRMAPNKVLKDCWEFTNSDNGTWKKLPDPPFELYRHSTIKIDNELLLIMGSQVPLLYNFNNHSYDEVRISDEDRGKICYLESAAVAYKNGYGVVIGGMSKQQATDIKAEFNPDLYVFKLLKGVDGCYSLEIVNSLKADLFKRYGARCCFIGHEDTLSVLLIGGVSDKYVLGRETTIIKIKNILPKGQEMTTIELVPIPIDIWNIDSPFVYVDFELVMLHKPDANSRNYSIILCGGGAVCYGFGSVWNTKNLIITTE; encoded by the coding sequence atgtctgaaaaaaataagaaaaatgaaCCAACTGCTAAACAGCAAAAACagttattaaaacaacaaagaaGATTCAAATACACAGATTTGGCTATTCAAAACACTAATAATTCATCCATTACATCCAAAAGATCTGTAGAGGTTTTATACTATCCTAAAATAGGTACGAATAAATCAATTTCCGACCCCACTAAAACCAAGCAATATATTGGTCATTTTGTCAAGGGCAAAATTCCAAGAAGATCACCATGCATCAATAGAGGGTACTGGCTAAGATTGGAAGCTATAAGGTCAAGGTTGTTGGATATTATAGAAAGTAGCAGTAACAACACAACCATTATGATCATCAATTTAGGTTGTGGGTTTGATCCGTTACCATTTGAGTTATTAGATTTTGAAGATAATGCCGATTGTAAAGGGAAGTTTTACAATAGTGaaattaacaacaacataGTTTTGAAATTTCTAGATGTTGATTATCCTGATTTGGTTGCtgaaaaattacaattaaTCAATTCTGATCCAgaacttttaaatatactAGCTCAGGGAGATAACAAAAACCGTTACGACATAGTTTCTTGTGATCTAAACAATATAGATTCATTTGAAAcaaaagttttgaaaaatataatgaaGCAAGACCCTGGGaatacttttattaaagtaTACATTGCTGAAGTTTCGTTGGCTTATATGAAACCTGAATTGGCTGATCAAGTTATCAGTAAATGTAGTACCTTGCCAAATTCACATTTTATACTTTTGGAACAACTAGCTCCCATGGGAGTTGATGAACCATTTGCTAAACAAAtgttaaaacattttaaaaaaaatgattcaCCTCTACAATCTGTATTGAAATATCAAGACATGAAGTCTCAGATCAATAGATTCACAGATTTGGGATGGCCCAAGGTTAATTGCGGGGATATGTATGATTTGTGGGAGTCTTTGCCTGCAGATCTGAAGAATAAAGTGTCACAAGTGGAACCATTTGATGAATTAGAGGAGTTTTTACTTTTCGCTCACTCGTATATCTTGTTACATGCCACTAATGTTTgcgataataataataataataataataataataataataataataataataataataatgctgTGGTATTTCACAAACCGTTGAGGTATACTAAAGGGACTAGTGATCCGAATATCTCCTTTTATGACCAGCAGTGTCTTCTTAATGCTGACactaaatttaatttttcctttacAGAATCTGGAATTCAAAAGAAGTGTGGTGCTTGTTCGAGTGATGGGTTGTATTTTGGTGGCATATTCAATGGGAGATCAAATGACATTGTGacttttgataaaaatgaaacagTAAAACAGGAAACTACTAATAGACCTACTCCTCGTGTATTTCATTCTTTTACTCAAATTTCTAAAAAcagatatattttaattggaGGGCGGATGGCTCCAaacaaagttttaaaagattgtTGGGAATTTACCAATTCCGATAACGGCACATGGAAAAAGTTACCTGACCCACCTTTTGAGCTTTACAGACATTCCACCATTAAAATAGATAACgaacttttattaattatggGCTCCCAAGTGCCTTTATTGTATAATTTCAATAACCATAGTTATGATGAGGTTAGAATTAGTGATGAGGATAGGGGGAAAATATGCTATTTAGAATCTGCTGCGGTTGCCTATAAGAATGGATATGGTGTAGTTATCGGGGGAATGAGCAAACAGCAGGCAACAGATATTAAAGCTGAATTTAATCCTGACTtgtatgtttttaaattactTAAAGGTGTGGATGGTTGTTATAGTTTGGAGATAGTAAATAGTCTCAAAGCCGATCTATTTAAAAGATATGGTGCTAGATGTTGTTTTATTGGTCATGAGGATACACTTTCTGTCCTTTTGATAGGTGGGGTAAGTGATAAATATGTGTTGGGCAGAGAAACCActataataaagattaaaaacattttacCTAAAGGGCAAGAAATGACTACAATAGAACTTGTACCAATTCCAATTGATATCTGGAATATAGATTCACCATTTGTGTATGTAGATTTTGAATTGGTGATGTTGCATAAACCTGATGCTAATAGTAGAAATTATAGTATCATTTTGTGTGGTGGTGGTGCTGTATGTTATGGCTTTGGATCTGTTTGGAATACAAAGAATTTGATTATTACTAcagaataa